The DNA segment GCTGCCAAAGCTGGTTTGAGTCCTATTAAAATAAATACTGTAATGCTGGCTGGCGTTAACGACAATGAAATATTGGATTTTGCTGCTAAAACGCGTGATGAAGGCTGGCATGTGAGGTTTATCGAGTACATGCCCTTTGCCAGTGAAGGTTGCGGAACTGACAGATTCGCAGCTAACCAAACCGTATCTGGAGACTTTATTAAAGATACTATTATTAGTAACATGGGCGAACTGACTCCGGTAATGTCCTCAAAGGGCAATGGACCGGCGAAATATTACCACCTGGCACATGCCGAAGGAACGATTGGCTTTATTGGAGCCGTTACTGGTTGTTTTTGCGAAGCCTGTAACCGCATGAGGCTTACAGCCGATGGAAAGCTGCGTCCATGCCTTTTGGATGATGACGAAATTGACATCAAAACTCCATTGCGCCAGGGAATCACTGATGAAGGTATTAAAGAGCTAATGTCGCAGGCTGTGGCTATAAAGCATGAAAAACATCGTCTTGGCGAAGAAATATTACCTTCCAGCCGTCAAATGTGGCAGATAGGCGGATAGAAAAATGAATGAATTAACCCACCTCAATTCGAAAGGTGAAGCACACATGGTAGACGTTTCACCCAAAGCAGACACAGTCAGAGAAGCAATTGCTGCTGGCCGTGTAAATATGAAGCCGGAAACTCTGACGCTTATTAAGAACCAGGCGTTAAAGAAGGGCGACGTTCTGTCTGTCGCCCGCGTAGCCGGGATCATGGCAGCTAAAAGAACGCCAGAATTGATACCTCTTTGCCATGGGCTTATGCTTGATCAGGTGAGTGTGGATTTTGTATTTTCAGGGGATAGCACGATTGATATTGAAGCCACTGTGAAATGCACTGGTAAGACCGGGGTTGAAATGGAAGCTCTGGTTGCTGTTTCTACTGCTGCTCTTACCATTTATGATATGTGTAAAGCTGTTGACCGTGGCATGATGATTACTGGTATCTGCCTGAAAAAGAAATCTGGTGGTAAAAGTGGTACTTTTATAAGGAATGAAGATGAATAAAACAGCTATTGTGGAAGCTGTCTGCGTCAGTCAGGTGAAGGGTACCAAAAAGTCGGACGTAGGCAAAGCAGT comes from the Dehalococcoidales bacterium genome and includes:
- the moaC gene encoding cyclic pyranopterin monophosphate synthase MoaC, translating into MNELTHLNSKGEAHMVDVSPKADTVREAIAAGRVNMKPETLTLIKNQALKKGDVLSVARVAGIMAAKRTPELIPLCHGLMLDQVSVDFVFSGDSTIDIEATVKCTGKTGVEMEALVAVSTAALTIYDMCKAVDRGMMITGICLKKKSGGKSGTFIRNEDE
- the moaA gene encoding GTP 3',8-cyclase MoaA encodes the protein MTYLIDNFRRRINYMRISVTDHCNLRCIYCTAHLVSRLKHEDILRYEEIERITRVAVSLGIDSLRLTGGEPLMRPYLERLVNMLSNIEGIKDISMTTNAITLAKHAKELADAGLNRVNISLDSLKEDKFKYMTGYGNLSDVYKGIEAAAKAGLSPIKINTVMLAGVNDNEILDFAAKTRDEGWHVRFIEYMPFASEGCGTDRFAANQTVSGDFIKDTIISNMGELTPVMSSKGNGPAKYYHLAHAEGTIGFIGAVTGCFCEACNRMRLTADGKLRPCLLDDDEIDIKTPLRQGITDEGIKELMSQAVAIKHEKHRLGEEILPSSRQMWQIGG